One Bacillota bacterium genomic region harbors:
- the yaaA gene encoding S4 domain-containing protein YaaA: MKVTITTEFITLGQFLKHADLVATGGQVKPFLESNTVLVNNQPTVQRGKKLYPGDSISIRGKMYLLVKR, from the coding sequence ATGAAAGTAACCATTACAACCGAGTTTATTACGCTGGGCCAGTTCCTTAAACATGCAGATTTGGTTGCCACTGGCGGCCAGGTCAAGCCGTTTTTGGAATCAAACACTGTTTTGGTCAATAATCAACCAACTGTACAACGGGGGAAAAAACTTTATCCCGGCGATTCTATATCGATTAGGGGTAAAATGTATTTGCTGGTGAAAAGATAA
- the recF gene encoding DNA replication/repair protein RecF, giving the protein MFLDTFSLDGWRNYTKAGLQFSPNVNFLIGDNGQGKTNLLEAVYFVCTGQAPRASRLHELINWSGKYFFLRGMLRDSERDICIESGLARDGRRVHKVDGVNMEKIAQLGETVTAVFFMPQDVDLVREGPGVRRRFLDIEIGQLSRQYKHTLSRYAEVLKERNSLLRFRCKDEILLNVLTEKLVELYPPIAAQRQQFLSRLNSLTRLRHRTLSNNKENLEIIYKPSLAPELSKEQALAEFESLRKSELQYKKTLLGPHRDDFVIMINGVELRSYGSQGQQRTAVLAIKLAEIELFRGQTGSYPLLLLDDVFSELDNSRKDLLLSYIQSKTQTFITSAEPIDAYKAARVFVVTNGNIQMKDD; this is encoded by the coding sequence ATGTTTTTAGACACCTTTAGCCTGGATGGTTGGCGAAATTATACCAAAGCAGGGTTACAATTTTCTCCCAATGTGAATTTTCTAATAGGCGATAATGGCCAGGGAAAAACCAACCTATTGGAAGCAGTGTACTTTGTTTGTACTGGTCAGGCGCCTAGGGCGTCGCGTCTCCATGAACTGATAAACTGGTCGGGCAAATATTTTTTTCTCCGCGGTATGCTCCGCGATAGTGAACGCGACATTTGTATAGAAAGTGGTTTAGCCCGAGACGGTCGTCGGGTTCATAAAGTTGACGGCGTTAATATGGAAAAAATTGCCCAACTGGGGGAAACTGTAACCGCGGTATTCTTTATGCCGCAAGATGTGGATCTTGTCCGGGAGGGGCCCGGTGTAAGACGTCGGTTTCTTGATATCGAGATTGGCCAGCTGAGCAGACAATATAAACATACACTTAGTCGTTATGCAGAGGTATTAAAAGAAAGAAATTCTCTCTTGCGTTTTCGCTGTAAAGATGAAATTTTATTAAACGTACTTACTGAAAAGCTAGTTGAGCTTTATCCACCAATCGCTGCTCAGCGGCAGCAGTTTCTCAGCCGGCTGAACAGCCTGACGCGACTGAGACACAGGACTTTAAGCAATAACAAAGAGAATTTGGAGATAATATACAAACCCTCACTGGCGCCCGAGCTCAGTAAAGAACAAGCGCTTGCAGAGTTTGAGTCGCTCCGGAAGTCCGAGCTCCAGTACAAAAAAACACTTTTGGGACCGCATCGGGATGACTTTGTTATAATGATAAATGGAGTTGAACTCCGTTCTTATGGTTCCCAGGGGCAGCAGCGGACTGCCGTTTTAGCGATAAAATTAGCAGAAATAGAATTGTTTCGCGGGCAAACCGGAAGTTATCCGCTTCTACTTTTGGATGACGTGTTTTCAGAGTTGGATAATTCCCGCAAAGATTTATTGCTGTCATATATACAGAGTAAAACCCAGACTTTTATAACCAGCGCGGAACCAATAGATGCGTATAAAGCGGCACGGGTTTTTGTTGTGACTAATGGCAACATACAGATGAAGGATGATTGA